Proteins co-encoded in one Saprospira grandis genomic window:
- the corA gene encoding magnesium/cobalt transporter CorA — translation MLDLIAYNAGQADRKELRIAELEGCLPEFTEAQKWLNINVPQDKDLGQLAQFFNLHHLTQEDICATEDLPKIEAFEDYLFLSLKMLSLNEAKKLEVEHLSFVLKKEALLSFQERPGDVFEDIRDRIFNNKGFLRKRRLDYLFTRLIDVVVDHYGFCLEDIRQEIVELEIRLLDQAIDNKGVIQEIMRLKKQLNRIRSLIWPLRELLNRIKSEGTSFFHKSSFTYLNDIQDHLQYQLSAFDNLREMLKDLMDLHNAQLSNDMNQIMKTLTIISALFIPLTFLAGIYGMNFDHMPETKWPWGYPALLGLMLIITAFLIYFMRRRNWF, via the coding sequence ATGCTCGACCTGATTGCCTATAATGCCGGCCAAGCCGACCGAAAAGAACTCCGAATTGCCGAATTAGAAGGCTGTCTGCCCGAATTTACCGAAGCCCAAAAGTGGCTGAATATTAACGTTCCCCAAGATAAAGACCTGGGCCAATTGGCCCAGTTTTTTAACTTGCACCACCTGACACAAGAGGATATTTGCGCCACCGAGGACCTGCCAAAAATTGAGGCCTTTGAGGATTATCTCTTTCTAAGCCTCAAGATGCTTAGCCTCAATGAAGCAAAAAAATTAGAGGTGGAACACCTCTCTTTTGTCCTGAAAAAAGAAGCTCTGCTCTCTTTTCAAGAACGACCCGGCGATGTGTTCGAAGATATCCGAGATCGCATTTTTAATAATAAGGGCTTCCTCAGAAAACGCCGCCTAGATTATCTGTTTACCCGCCTGATTGATGTGGTGGTGGACCATTACGGATTTTGCCTAGAAGATATCCGACAAGAAATTGTAGAACTGGAAATCCGCCTGCTCGATCAAGCTATTGATAATAAAGGCGTGATTCAGGAAATTATGCGCCTCAAAAAGCAACTGAACCGCATCCGTAGCCTGATTTGGCCCCTGCGAGAGCTGCTCAATCGCATCAAATCGGAAGGGACCAGCTTTTTTCATAAGTCGAGCTTTACTTATCTCAACGATATCCAAGACCATCTCCAATATCAACTTTCAGCCTTCGATAATTTGCGCGAAATGCTCAAGGACCTGATGGATTTACATAACGCACAGCTGAGCAATGACATGAATCAGATCATGAAAACCCTGACCATCATCTCGGCCCTCTTTATTCCACTCACTTTTTTAGCCGGCATTTATGGGATGAATTTCGACCATATGCCCGAAACCAAATGGCCTTGGGGCTATCCCGCCTTACTTGGCCTGATGCTGATTATTACCGCCTTTTTGATCTATTTTATGCGCCGCCGAAACTGGTTTTAA
- a CDS encoding lysophospholipid acyltransferase family protein — translation MESPDFNRDMAKSRLSYAHETDPKMKQLLIRGIERLTGRPRIEKLYTEMKQMELTPQSIWQIALDKLEVYPHFDQAQLEKIPQEGPLVIVANHPFGVIDGLLLGLIASKIRPEFGILVNEVLCREEMFEPYFLPIDFRETKEALQTIINTRKETLERLAQGQAIAIFPSGGVATAKKPFGQAEDLEWKRFVLKLVQRSKATVVPLFFHGQNSRLFQLASQINQNLRLSLLLHEVRNKMGRHIGISIGDPIAYETIKAQGKADQMLDFLYQETWKLKEDPIYSQFRKPKQAKKLARTLK, via the coding sequence ATGGAATCTCCAGATTTTAATCGGGATATGGCCAAGTCTAGATTGAGCTATGCCCATGAAACCGACCCCAAAATGAAACAGCTGCTGATTCGAGGTATCGAGCGCCTAACGGGCCGCCCTCGAATTGAAAAGCTGTATACTGAAATGAAACAAATGGAGCTGACCCCTCAGTCTATTTGGCAAATTGCCCTAGACAAATTGGAGGTGTATCCGCATTTTGATCAGGCTCAATTGGAAAAAATCCCTCAAGAGGGGCCATTGGTGATTGTGGCCAACCACCCCTTTGGCGTGATTGACGGCCTGTTGCTGGGCCTAATCGCCTCCAAAATTCGACCCGAATTTGGCATTCTAGTCAATGAAGTGCTCTGCCGAGAAGAAATGTTTGAGCCCTATTTTTTGCCCATTGATTTTCGAGAGACCAAAGAGGCCCTGCAGACCATTATCAATACCCGAAAAGAAACGCTCGAACGACTGGCCCAAGGCCAAGCCATTGCCATTTTTCCCTCCGGAGGCGTAGCCACCGCCAAAAAACCCTTTGGCCAAGCCGAAGATTTGGAATGGAAGCGCTTTGTGCTTAAATTGGTCCAACGATCTAAGGCTACGGTTGTCCCGCTCTTTTTTCATGGCCAAAATAGCCGGCTGTTTCAACTCGCTAGCCAAATTAACCAAAATCTTCGCCTTAGCCTACTATTGCATGAGGTCCGAAATAAAATGGGCCGACATATTGGCATCAGTATCGGCGACCCCATTGCCTACGAGACCATCAAGGCCCAAGGTAAGGCCGACCAAATGCTCGATTTTCTCTATCAGGAAACTTGGAAGCTAAAGGAAGATCCGATCTACAGCCAATTTAGAAAGCCTAAGCAAGCCAAAAAATTGGCCCGTACCCTAAAGTAA
- the crcB gene encoding fluoride efflux transporter CrcB codes for MHYLWIFLGGGLGSMARFALSQYLPPAQGWPWGTLAANLAACFLLGLFGAYFEQKGGPMAYKLLLATGFCGGFSTFSTFGQELFQLLRAQAHAMALGYLLASVILGILAMALGYYSLAKGF; via the coding sequence ATGCACTATCTATGGATTTTTCTGGGGGGTGGTTTGGGCAGTATGGCCCGCTTTGCCCTTAGTCAATATTTACCGCCAGCTCAGGGCTGGCCTTGGGGAACCCTAGCGGCTAATTTGGCCGCTTGTTTTTTGTTGGGCCTCTTTGGGGCTTACTTTGAGCAAAAGGGCGGACCAATGGCCTATAAGTTACTTTTGGCTACGGGCTTTTGTGGAGGCTTTAGCACCTTTTCGACCTTTGGGCAGGAGTTATTTCAGCTATTGCGGGCCCAAGCCCATGCTATGGCCTTAGGCTATTTATTGGCTAGTGTAATTCTAGGTATTTTGGCCATGGCTTTGGGCTATTATAGCTTGGCTAAAGGGTTTTAA
- a CDS encoding GNAT family N-acetyltransferase, with amino-acid sequence MLSFKLKAFSELSLQEFYALAQLRQAVFVVEQNCPYLDLDGKDQLGHHLLGLDAQGELQAYARILPAASSYPEDASIGRVISSAKIRGKGQGPALMQAAISACQKLYPQTAIRISAQSHLVHFYARLGFQSTGKEYLEDDIPHTEMLLEFKTL; translated from the coding sequence ATGCTAAGTTTTAAATTGAAAGCCTTCTCGGAGCTAAGCCTGCAAGAGTTTTATGCTCTGGCCCAATTGCGCCAAGCCGTTTTTGTGGTAGAACAAAATTGTCCCTACCTCGATTTAGATGGCAAGGACCAGTTGGGTCATCATCTTCTTGGCCTAGATGCCCAAGGCGAACTACAAGCCTATGCCCGCATTTTGCCCGCAGCTAGCTCTTATCCTGAAGATGCCTCAATTGGCCGAGTGATTAGCAGCGCTAAAATTCGTGGAAAAGGCCAAGGGCCCGCCCTAATGCAAGCCGCCATTTCTGCCTGTCAAAAATTATATCCCCAAACAGCTATTCGGATTTCGGCCCAAAGCCATTTGGTCCATTTTTATGCCCGCCTAGGCTTCCAATCTACAGGCAAAGAATACCTAGAAGACGATATTCCACATACTGAAATGCTACTGGAATTTAAAACCCTTTAG
- the rsmG gene encoding 16S rRNA (guanine(527)-N(7))-methyltransferase RsmG: MERIQHYFPNLSAQQLEQFAQLDALYREWNAQINVISRKDIDNLYIHHVLHSLALDKVMPLKAGAQVLDLGCGGGFPGIPLAILYPETNFMLVDSIAKKIKVVTEVSQALGLKNVKAEAGRVEKLKQRFDFVVTRAVAKAPKLAAWTRKLVKAKGNHSFPNGIWAYKGLTNMQEELDSLGPDYYGEIFPMKEFFEEEFFETKCLAYIQAP, from the coding sequence ATGGAACGCATACAACATTATTTCCCAAATCTTAGCGCTCAACAACTGGAGCAATTTGCCCAATTAGACGCTTTGTATAGAGAGTGGAACGCCCAAATCAATGTCATTTCTAGAAAGGATATCGACAATCTTTATATTCATCATGTTTTGCATAGCCTGGCCCTCGATAAGGTGATGCCCCTAAAAGCTGGCGCTCAGGTGTTGGACCTTGGCTGCGGTGGTGGATTTCCAGGTATTCCCTTGGCTATCCTCTATCCAGAAACCAATTTTATGTTGGTGGATTCTATTGCCAAAAAGATTAAGGTGGTGACTGAAGTGAGCCAAGCCCTTGGCCTCAAAAACGTAAAAGCAGAAGCTGGCCGTGTCGAAAAATTGAAGCAACGCTTCGATTTTGTAGTGACTAGAGCCGTGGCCAAAGCGCCCAAACTGGCCGCTTGGACCCGCAAATTGGTTAAGGCTAAGGGGAATCACTCTTTTCCTAATGGCATCTGGGCCTATAAAGGGCTAACCAATATGCAAGAAGAACTCGATAGCCTCGGCCCCGATTATTATGGGGAGATTTTTCCGATGAAGGAGTTTTTTGAGGAAGAGTTTTTTGAAACCAAGTGTTTGGCCTACATTCAAGCGCCCTAA
- a CDS encoding copper resistance protein NlpE N-terminal domain-containing protein, producing the protein MKYYLPLLLFCLSLTACKNQKNIADNSQNALDWAGRYQGNLPSADCPGIQTDLELKEDGSYTLRYRYQDRSDSVYTESGKLKWGKKGQQITLEGKEKPNQYKVEEGALRQLDLKGKPIEGELAERYLLKRPAESPLNKYWKLVELNGQAIKTTEGACREMHFILKANGQLQAHGGCNSVSGNYKLQEEQKRIQFTGLMSTKMACPNLGKEQEFLKVLGSVDNYSISGDKLSLQKAKMAPQARFEAVYFY; encoded by the coding sequence ATGAAGTACTACCTCCCGCTATTGTTATTCTGCCTGAGCCTGACCGCCTGCAAAAACCAAAAAAATATAGCCGATAATAGCCAAAATGCCCTCGATTGGGCCGGCCGATACCAAGGAAATTTGCCCTCTGCCGATTGTCCAGGCATCCAGACGGACTTGGAATTAAAAGAAGATGGGAGCTATACCCTCCGCTATCGCTATCAAGATCGCTCAGACTCGGTCTATACCGAAAGCGGAAAACTAAAGTGGGGGAAAAAGGGCCAGCAAATTACCCTAGAAGGCAAAGAAAAACCTAACCAATATAAAGTAGAAGAAGGCGCTTTGCGCCAATTGGACCTAAAAGGGAAGCCGATTGAAGGAGAACTAGCCGAACGCTATTTGCTCAAACGCCCAGCAGAAAGCCCGCTAAATAAATATTGGAAATTGGTGGAGCTGAATGGCCAAGCTATAAAGACTACCGAGGGCGCTTGCAGAGAAATGCACTTTATCCTAAAAGCTAATGGCCAACTCCAAGCGCATGGCGGCTGCAACAGCGTTTCGGGCAATTATAAATTGCAAGAAGAACAAAAACGCATTCAGTTTACAGGCCTGATGAGTACCAAAATGGCCTGCCCCAACTTGGGCAAGGAGCAAGAGTTTCTCAAGGTCCTTGGCAGCGTAGATAATTACAGTATTTCTGGAGACAAACTTAGCCTACAAAAGGCAAAAATGGCCCCTCAAGCCCGTTTTGAAGCAGTTTATTTTTATTAA
- a CDS encoding EamA family transporter, which yields MTKADSRKAFIALALVSFFWGTTYLATRIGVEEAHGLFLSSVRQCIAGSSLIAFMWIRGARFPRGKALLQTIIIGLMLLGAGNALMTWALQYVESGFASVVSASGPIFIAIFSHFMIRPLPWSPKLIGGMALGLVGILGVFSNYLDSFEQSPNFALGLLIMFGATLFWSLGSVLAAKWKPDTSLLMGAGLQMFSGGLFTALICSFFSWDQLVFGQLSMQFWGSILYLVVFGSFVAYSAYIYVVEHLPPTQAALSAYINPIVAVIAGALVLGERLTWLTWLGMFLTIIGVYLVNQCFKTANQKMLEADEELLQLDKEVV from the coding sequence ATGACAAAAGCAGATTCTCGCAAGGCCTTTATTGCTTTGGCTTTGGTGAGCTTTTTTTGGGGTACTACTTATTTAGCTACCCGCATAGGCGTGGAGGAGGCCCATGGTTTATTTCTCTCCTCTGTTCGACAGTGTATTGCTGGTAGTTCACTAATTGCTTTTATGTGGATCAGAGGTGCCCGCTTCCCTAGAGGAAAGGCCCTACTCCAAACTATTATTATTGGTCTGATGCTTTTAGGCGCCGGCAATGCCCTGATGACTTGGGCCTTGCAATATGTAGAAAGTGGTTTTGCTTCGGTAGTTTCGGCTAGTGGACCTATTTTTATTGCAATCTTTAGCCACTTTATGATTCGACCATTGCCCTGGTCGCCTAAGTTAATAGGGGGAATGGCCTTAGGACTAGTCGGTATTTTAGGGGTGTTCTCTAATTACCTAGATAGTTTTGAACAAAGTCCCAATTTTGCCTTGGGGCTATTGATTATGTTTGGAGCTACTTTGTTTTGGTCTTTGGGCTCCGTTTTGGCTGCCAAATGGAAGCCAGATACTTCTTTATTGATGGGGGCAGGTTTGCAAATGTTCTCTGGCGGCCTTTTTACAGCCCTTATTTGTTCTTTTTTTAGTTGGGACCAACTCGTTTTTGGCCAGCTGAGTATGCAGTTTTGGGGCTCTATTTTGTATTTGGTGGTTTTTGGCTCTTTTGTCGCTTATTCTGCCTATATATATGTAGTGGAACATTTACCCCCCACTCAAGCTGCCTTAAGTGCTTATATCAACCCTATTGTTGCTGTGATTGCAGGCGCTCTTGTTTTAGGGGAGCGCCTGACCTGGCTTACATGGCTTGGTATGTTTTTGACTATTATAGGTGTCTATTTAGTAAACCAATGTTTCAAAACAGCCAATCAGAAGATGCTAGAAGCTGATGAGGAGCTTTTGCAATTGGATAAAGAGGTGGTTTAG